The uncultured Devosia sp. sequence TTTGGCTGGTTGCCGTGCAGGGCGAGCGCAGCGCCGAACCCGGCGCCCTGCTCTATCCAAGCGCGACCGAGACCGATCCGCTCAAGGCCGTCGGCGTGGTGTTGCGCGTGGTGGACAAAGGCGTCGTCGCGCTGGTGCTGGGCACAAGGAACGACACGGTCAGCCTGCACGAGCCGGGGCATATCACCCCGGTGACGCTGGCCGCCCGTTGGCGTCAGGACATGGATTAGCTGCGGCGCTCGGCCGAGGCGCGGGCGCGCTTCAGCGTTTCGGCATATTCCGGGTTGAAGCGGATTTCGGCCATCTTGATGCCGGCATCGAGCCGGGCACCGGTATTGGCGTCGCCCGGGTTCTGTCGGATCAGATCGAGATTGCGCTGCAGATGCATTTCCAGCGCCTCCCCGCTCTGGCTCCAGGCCTGGTCGAAGAGGGCGTTGAGCGCAAGCGAGTCGCGGCATTCGCGGATGGTGGCCAGCAGATAGACGCCATTGATGGCCGACAGGATGCCATCATTGTCGACGCGGTCATGGCCTTCGCGACCACGGCGCATGGCCAGATTGATGTCGGAGACGACATCGCGCAGGCGCGGCTCGACCCGGTCGGAGACCTGCTTGGTGATGGCCGAGATGATCTGCGCCCAGCGGCTGCCGCGGGCAAATTCGATATAGCCGGTCAGCGAGCGTACCAGGCGATGGAAGCGCTCGAGGCTGCGGCAGATCAGGTCGATATCGGCGAAGGGGCCGGTGGGCTGCAGCGCAAAGATCTTGTTCTGCGCATGGGCAAGAATGGCGTCGATCACCGGGGCAAAGCCCATGCGGGTGACGCTGGCTTCGGCTGCATTGCCCGAAAGCTTGATGATGGCTGTGGTCAGTCGCGTCGGGTTGCCGATCTGCGGCATGGCTGCATGAAACAGCAAGGCCGACAGCGCCTGGTCCTTGAGCGGCATGGATTGCAGCGCAGCGCCGACCGCCGCATCATCGGTCATGCCATTGATGGCCTTGCCAAAGGCTTGGGCCTTGCCCAGCAATGCGCGACTGCGCAGCGCCATGACGACATTGGGCAAAGCCTGCCGCGCTTCGAGGCTGCCGAGTGTGGCGCGCAGGCGGCGATCCTTTTCCGGATCAGCGGTCGCCGTGTCGATTCCCGCCTTCATCGCCAGCAGGATTTGCGGCATCACCGACTCAAGATCGGCCGCAGAAAAGCTGCCATCGGCCAAGGCGTCGGGGTTGATCAGTTCGGGGCAGAGATCGCGATACACCCAGACCCAGGCGGCTTCCGCATGACTGCGAAATACCGAGCCCGCAAAGGAAAACTGGGCGGGATCCTGCACGATGACCGGGTCGATGACACCGGCGAACGGACGTGTCGCGGCGCGGCCCTCTCGCCTCGTCGTGACGGTTTCTGATTGTGTGGCAGCTTGTTGCATCAACACGGCAGGATTGAATGGTTCACCTTAAAACCCTAACGGGCTTCGGTAAACAATCCATTCCCACCGCGATCACGATGACGATTTATGCAGCGCCCTGAACGACGGCCCAATTGCCGTTCTGTTCGCGGCAGGCGGTGCCCTTCTTGATATATTCCTGGCCACCGGCCTTCACGGTGTGCGTGAAGTCGCGGCAATCGAGATTGTTGACGCGGACATAGGGGCCCACGGCGACCGAGCCGGAGGTTCCGGCTTCGCCAGCCCAGGCGCGCGGGGCGCCGGGACGGCCGAACTGCAGCGCATAGAACTGGGCGCTATTGGCAGCAGCCGAGTCCTTGGCCGACATGGCGGACAGGGCGGCCGCGTCGACAAAACCATTGGACACGCTGGTGGTCAGCAGCGCCTGCTGCGTGGTCTGGGCCGGGGTCGGCACCAGCGGCTGCGAGATCACCGGGGTCGTCGCCACCGGGGCTTGCGACATCTGGGTTGGGCCGGTGCTGGAGCAGGCGGCAAGGGTCAAGGCAAGCAGCGGAGCGGCGAAAAGAGCGATACGGTTCATATGTCTGCGTTCCGATGGACGTTTAGAGTGGCTCAGTGTTGTCGCAATGCGGCGAAAGTGCGTCAAGTTGCATTGAGTTTGGAAGCAGTGCCAAGACGCGCTGTCGGCAGACGCAGATCGACCTGCAAGCCCCCCAAAGCCGCGCGTTTCAGCTCCAGACTGCCGCCATAGACGTCCACCAGTTCCTTGACGATATCGAGCCCGAGACCTGTGCCGGGCGTTTTCTCGTCCAACCTGACACCGCGGCGCAACACTTTCCGGGCGTCTTCTTCGCTCAGACCCGCGCCATTGTCCTCGATCTGCACCAGCAGCATGGCGCCCGTTTCACCGCGTTCGGACGAGAGCGCCACCCGCACCTGGCCCTTGGACCACTTGCAGGCATTGTCGAGCAGATTGCCCGCCATCTCCTCAAGATCGGCCTCGTCGCCGCGGAACCATGGCAAATTGGGATCGGACGCCTGGAAGGCGATGCTGACCTCGGGATGGATCTTGCGCATCACCCGCGTCAGCCGTTCAAGGATCATTGCGGCATCGGCTTTCTTGCCAACCACCGAGGTACGGGCAGCAAGCCTGGCCCGTTCGAGATAGGTGGCGACGATGGTGCTCATCTTCTCGCTTTCGCCCAGCACCACATCGGCCAGCGCCCCCTGCTTGGATGCGGCCTCGTTGCGCAGCACGGCGATCGGGGTCTTGAGCCCATGGGCCAGATTGCCGACCTGGTTGCGCGCCCGCTCGATGATCTGCGCATTGGAGCGCAGCAGTTCGTTGACCTCTTCGGCCAATGGGGCAATCTCGCGCGGATAGGTGCCGCCGAGGGTCACGCTCTCGCCTTCGCGCACGCTTTCAATGGCGGCGCTCAGCTTGTCGATGGGCCGCATGGCGAAGCGGGCGACGATGGCGCTCATGATGGCCAGCATCACGCCCACGGCACCCAGCACGATAAAGGCCTGACCGCGGAAGTCGCCGACGAGATCGAGAATTTCGCTCAGGTTACCGGTGACGACGATCTGGTAGGTGGTGGGGGCCACAGTGACCGTCCGCTCCACCACGCGCATGCGCGTGCCAAAGGCATCGTCCAGCACTTCGGTGCGCCGCCCGCGGCTATCGCGCTCGCCATCGAGCACGGGCATGTCGATGCCCACCGCAGAGGTGGAGAGATTGTAGAGCGTTCCATTGGCATCGCGGATCGCCCAATACCAGCCCGAGCGCGGACGGTCGAAACGCGGATCGCTGAGCGTAATCGCGCTGCTGGTCGGATCGCCCGTTTCCAGCAGCGAACCGGTCAGGCTCTCGACCTGAAAATCCAGCGATTCCGACAGCGACGTATCCAGCGCGCGCGAATAAAGGTCCGTCAGCAGGAAGCCGGTCGCCACCAGCGCCACGACTAGCCA is a genomic window containing:
- a CDS encoding HAMP domain-containing sensor histidine kinase, with protein sequence MATKSQGTSLRKGSIAASLFWLSAGWLVVALVATGFLLTDLYSRALDTSLSESLDFQVESLTGSLLETGDPTSSAITLSDPRFDRPRSGWYWAIRDANGTLYNLSTSAVGIDMPVLDGERDSRGRRTEVLDDAFGTRMRVVERTVTVAPTTYQIVVTGNLSEILDLVGDFRGQAFIVLGAVGVMLAIMSAIVARFAMRPIDKLSAAIESVREGESVTLGGTYPREIAPLAEEVNELLRSNAQIIERARNQVGNLAHGLKTPIAVLRNEAASKQGALADVVLGESEKMSTIVATYLERARLAARTSVVGKKADAAMILERLTRVMRKIHPEVSIAFQASDPNLPWFRGDEADLEEMAGNLLDNACKWSKGQVRVALSSERGETGAMLLVQIEDNGAGLSEEDARKVLRRGVRLDEKTPGTGLGLDIVKELVDVYGGSLELKRAALGGLQVDLRLPTARLGTASKLNAT
- a CDS encoding RT0821/Lpp0805 family surface protein gives rise to the protein MNRIALFAAPLLALTLAACSSTGPTQMSQAPVATTPVISQPLVPTPAQTTQQALLTTSVSNGFVDAAALSAMSAKDSAAANSAQFYALQFGRPGAPRAWAGEAGTSGSVAVGPYVRVNNLDCRDFTHTVKAGGQEYIKKGTACREQNGNWAVVQGAA